One Tolypothrix bouteillei VB521301 DNA window includes the following coding sequences:
- a CDS encoding DUF1643 domain-containing protein produces MIKSAIIEGNYRYLLRREWDINAGQTTFVMLNPSTADAVRDDRTLCRCIHFARFWGYGSVEVVNLFAYRATKPRDLFKVADPIGSKNNSYLQSATERAALVIVAWGVHGSFLNRDRAVLSLISAHQPLHCLGQTKAGYPRHPLYVKNSVCPMQLSL; encoded by the coding sequence ATGATAAAATCTGCCATCATTGAAGGGAATTATCGCTATTTACTCAGGCGTGAATGGGATATCAATGCAGGGCAAACAACTTTTGTCATGCTTAACCCAAGCACCGCCGATGCTGTTCGAGACGATCGCACGCTCTGCAGGTGTATTCATTTTGCTCGGTTCTGGGGTTATGGTTCTGTTGAAGTCGTCAATTTGTTTGCTTATCGTGCAACAAAACCTCGCGATTTATTTAAGGTAGCTGACCCGATTGGTTCAAAAAATAACTCTTACCTTCAATCGGCAACGGAGCGTGCTGCATTAGTGATTGTTGCCTGGGGTGTACATGGCAGTTTTCTCAATCGAGATCGAGCAGTCCTTTCTTTAATTTCCGCTCATCAACCTCTCCACTGCTTGGGTCAAACCAAAGCTGGGTATCCGCGTCATCCACTTTATGTAAAAAACAGTGTATGTCCCATGCAATTGTCGTTATGA
- a CDS encoding glycosyltransferase family 2 protein, whose amino-acid sequence MASVSSFDNSFSFSGNSRSKLRKRTLLFRYLAEINLILGAWYLQWRITHSINFDALWLSVPLLLAEIYSYFGGVMFVIGLWRPIVREVKSLERMKPLIPTSHLPNVDVFITCYNEPPEIVEKTAKAALAIDYLPTKLRVYVLDDGNSPAMRAMAERLCLEDLQSPLLQQEAERIDTELSCLLNRLKQLEDLTPNVQAAEHWLQDLSAEQAQSADRTTTTFLENLRQFILWLNSSDRTKTLNEHLITEHQILEQNIHQKELELVELTRFRYIARPKPEGVPHHAKAGNLNYAIFSGETTGEFILTLDADHIPKPQFLKRVLPYFYTYNVFTGKYEQNRIAFVQTRQDFYNLPPGDPFGHQANLFYGPIQQGKDGMNSAFYTGTNAVLRREALISVGLQNFADEFAKDEKRLNEFELVGGLSSNSITEDMNTAMRLHAAGWKSVYHNELLAEGLAPDDLSSTLKQRLRWAQGTIQVLLRENPLTKPGLTFWQRLHYFKTMYSYFSGFATLVFISCPIIYFFTEVVPVKTYGIDFSLHFFPAFVVNRLTLLAATWGISASEVWRSEQYAIALFPLLIQAVWSVFSGRPIKFQVTPKQRQSGIYLSLVLPQLIIFSLTILGIFWCLARFATGHLNHPWLYLLNSVWAVYNLSLLWSVIRASFWQPKSET is encoded by the coding sequence ATGGCTTCAGTTTCTTCTTTTGACAATTCATTCTCCTTCTCTGGAAACAGCCGCTCAAAGTTGAGAAAAAGAACCCTGCTATTTCGTTATTTAGCAGAAATTAATCTCATTTTAGGTGCTTGGTATTTGCAATGGCGCATCACCCATTCCATTAACTTTGATGCGCTGTGGCTTTCTGTTCCTTTGTTGTTAGCAGAAATTTATAGCTATTTCGGTGGAGTGATGTTTGTGATTGGGCTGTGGCGTCCTATAGTTCGAGAGGTTAAGTCTCTTGAGCGCATGAAACCACTCATCCCCACTTCTCATTTGCCAAATGTAGATGTATTCATAACGTGTTACAACGAGCCTCCGGAAATTGTTGAAAAGACAGCTAAGGCGGCTTTAGCAATAGATTACCTACCAACAAAACTACGGGTTTACGTACTGGATGATGGAAACTCACCAGCGATGCGGGCTATGGCGGAAAGGCTCTGCTTAGAGGATTTGCAATCGCCACTCTTACAGCAGGAGGCGGAACGGATTGATACAGAACTCTCTTGTTTGTTAAATCGTCTTAAACAACTCGAAGACCTTACACCCAATGTTCAAGCAGCTGAACATTGGCTACAAGATTTATCAGCAGAACAGGCTCAAAGTGCCGATCGAACAACCACTACGTTTTTAGAGAATCTGCGACAGTTTATTCTATGGTTAAATTCGAGCGATCGCACAAAAACCTTAAACGAACATCTCATCACCGAACATCAAATCCTAGAACAAAACATTCATCAAAAAGAATTGGAGTTAGTTGAACTTACTCGTTTTCGCTACATTGCTCGCCCTAAACCAGAAGGAGTACCTCATCATGCTAAAGCCGGAAACTTAAATTACGCCATTTTTTCTGGAGAAACTACAGGCGAATTTATTTTGACCCTTGATGCTGACCATATTCCTAAACCTCAATTTCTAAAACGGGTTTTGCCATATTTTTATACCTACAATGTTTTTACAGGAAAATACGAACAAAATCGAATTGCTTTTGTGCAGACTCGCCAAGATTTTTATAACCTTCCTCCAGGCGATCCATTTGGACATCAAGCCAATTTATTTTATGGACCAATCCAACAAGGTAAAGATGGTATGAATTCTGCTTTTTACACAGGAACAAATGCAGTATTGAGGCGTGAAGCACTGATTAGTGTTGGGCTCCAAAATTTTGCTGATGAGTTTGCCAAAGATGAAAAACGTTTAAATGAATTTGAATTAGTTGGAGGTTTATCTAGTAACAGTATTACAGAAGATATGAATACCGCCATGCGCCTTCATGCGGCTGGTTGGAAATCAGTTTATCATAATGAACTATTGGCAGAAGGTTTGGCACCAGATGATTTAAGTTCTACGCTAAAACAACGTCTACGTTGGGCTCAAGGTACTATTCAAGTACTTTTGAGAGAAAACCCACTTACAAAACCAGGACTAACATTTTGGCAACGGTTACACTATTTTAAAACTATGTACAGCTACTTTTCTGGTTTTGCTACTCTTGTTTTTATTTCTTGCCCAATTATTTATTTCTTCACAGAAGTTGTTCCAGTTAAAACTTATGGTATTGATTTCTCCCTTCACTTTTTTCCTGCTTTTGTTGTCAATCGTTTAACATTATTGGCTGCTACTTGGGGTATTTCAGCTAGTGAAGTCTGGCGTTCAGAACAGTACGCAATAGCACTGTTTCCTCTATTGATTCAAGCTGTATGGAGTGTATTTTCAGGAAGACCTATTAAATTCCAAGTCACGCCAAAACAAAGACAATCAGGAATTTATTTAAGTCTTGTTTTACCTCAATTGATTATCTTTTCTCTCACTATACTAGGAATATTTTGGTGTCTTGCTCGCTTTGCTACAGGTCATCTCAATCATCCTTGGCTTTATCTACTAAATAGTGTTTGGGCTGTTTATAATTTATCACTTTTATGGTCTGTTATACGTGCATCTTTCTGGCAACCAAAATCAGAAACATAA
- a CDS encoding VOC family protein, which produces MNSNQVNTQNMKLEVIVLPVADVDRSKHFYETLGWRLDADFVTSEDFRVVQLTPSGSEASIIFGKGITFAAPGSVQGLYLIVYDISAARAELVDRGVEVSEVFHDIGGIFHHAGTEGRLSGPDPKRRDYASYASFSDPDGNGWVLQEVKVRLPGR; this is translated from the coding sequence ATGAACAGCAATCAAGTAAACACTCAAAACATGAAACTCGAAGTTATAGTATTGCCCGTTGCTGATGTGGATCGCTCCAAGCACTTCTATGAAACGTTAGGATGGCGACTCGATGCTGACTTTGTCACCAGTGAGGACTTCCGGGTGGTGCAGTTGACCCCGAGCGGTTCGGAAGCCTCAATCATCTTCGGTAAAGGAATTACCTTCGCCGCGCCCGGTTCAGTTCAAGGTTTGTACCTCATAGTTTACGACATCTCCGCAGCCCGTGCCGAATTGGTGGATCGGGGTGTCGAGGTGAGTGAGGTGTTCCACGACATCGGAGGGATATTCCACCATGCCGGAACTGAAGGACGCTTAAGTGGTCCCGATCCGAAACGTCGCGACTATGCCTCCTATGCCTCATTCAGCGATCCAGACGGCAACGGTTGGGTGCTCCAAGAGGTGAAGGTGCGGCTTCCCGGACGGTAA
- a CDS encoding nuclear transport factor 2 family protein, protein MVTPKQVISTWVDALNTHDADAAAALYHEDAVNIQVAIGTPLEGKSAIYNDFVNFFRSTPDTYTHIENLFEDGEWAILEWSGGGTFVGNEHDANSVGKKYTLKGCGFFHVVDGKIRFQRGYWDKLTWFRQVGLAID, encoded by the coding sequence ATGGTAACACCAAAGCAGGTTATTAGTACTTGGGTCGATGCCTTGAACACCCACGATGCAGATGCAGCCGCAGCACTTTATCACGAAGACGCCGTGAACATTCAGGTTGCCATTGGAACTCCTCTTGAAGGAAAAAGCGCGATTTATAATGATTTTGTCAACTTTTTTCGTTCAACGCCAGACACCTACACTCACATCGAAAACTTATTTGAGGATGGAGAGTGGGCGATTCTAGAGTGGTCTGGTGGTGGAACGTTTGTTGGGAATGAGCACGACGCAAACTCTGTGGGGAAAAAGTACACTTTAAAAGGTTGCGGTTTCTTCCATGTCGTAGATGGAAAAATCCGCTTTCAACGTGGTTATTGGGACAAGCTTACTTGGTTTAGGCAAGTCGGGTTAGCAATTGACTAA
- the ltrA gene encoding group II intron reverse transcriptase/maturase, protein MMSELTSNGLKKQLVNWNHINWKKVNKAVRNLRQRIFRASQLGDFRKLRNLQKLMQRSYANLLLSVRRITQTNLGKATAGIDKEIVNTPEQRVILVNNWQGGNLKPTRRVEIPKPNGKFRPLGIPTVRDRIEQAMVLNALEPEWEAVFEQNSYGFRPGRSCQDAIEQSFNLLSRWHNWVLEADIKGFFDNIAHESILNMVSNFPKRELIKGWLKAGFVFQGHLHLTEQGTPQGGVISPLLANIGLHGLETYIKATNPKFGVVRYADDFIVTAKDKESLETAQNLIQAWMSKRGLELSAEKTVITSMEEGFDFLGFNSRHYDGKLLIKPSKKKVLTFCKRIGKEIKNLNGVEQEVLIYKLNPILRGFANYYKAVVSKETFGYISHRVWQYLWRWAKRRHPNKNSKWVRWRYFKTIKGNKWVFACTTSDRQGKDKELVLYQIAYTPIERHIKVKGDASPDDPSLKEYWRKRHQKFGKSRFEKGSKLYKIAENQNWICPECGEPLFNGEEIETHHIVPVAEGGTDDVGNLQHLHKACHKQVHKTPVKTRLK, encoded by the coding sequence ATGATGTCAGAACTGACTTCAAACGGACTGAAGAAACAGCTAGTAAACTGGAACCATATTAATTGGAAAAAAGTTAATAAAGCTGTCAGAAACCTACGGCAAAGAATCTTTCGTGCGAGTCAGCTTGGGGACTTCCGTAAGCTGAGAAACTTACAGAAGTTGATGCAAAGAAGCTACGCCAACTTACTATTATCTGTTCGACGCATCACCCAGACAAATCTTGGAAAAGCAACGGCAGGAATTGACAAGGAAATCGTCAACACCCCAGAGCAACGGGTGATTCTGGTAAACAATTGGCAAGGGGGAAACCTTAAACCAACACGAAGGGTAGAAATACCTAAGCCTAACGGCAAGTTTCGACCGCTCGGCATCCCGACCGTGCGCGACAGAATCGAACAGGCAATGGTTTTGAACGCACTCGAACCCGAATGGGAAGCCGTATTTGAACAAAACAGTTATGGCTTCCGACCGGGAAGAAGCTGTCAAGACGCAATAGAACAAAGCTTCAACTTGCTTTCAAGATGGCACAATTGGGTTCTAGAAGCTGACATCAAGGGATTCTTCGACAACATTGCCCATGAGTCCATTCTGAACATGGTGAGCAACTTCCCAAAACGGGAACTCATCAAAGGATGGTTAAAAGCGGGTTTTGTGTTCCAAGGACATCTTCACCTCACAGAACAAGGCACACCACAGGGAGGAGTCATCTCACCCTTACTTGCCAATATTGGGCTGCATGGCTTAGAAACCTATATAAAAGCCACCAACCCAAAATTTGGCGTGGTGCGATATGCCGACGATTTCATCGTCACGGCAAAAGACAAGGAAAGTCTCGAAACTGCCCAAAACCTGATTCAAGCATGGATGTCGAAGAGAGGTCTTGAATTGAGCGCTGAGAAGACGGTAATCACGTCAATGGAAGAGGGCTTCGATTTCCTGGGGTTCAACTCCCGGCACTACGATGGAAAACTCCTGATTAAGCCGTCAAAAAAGAAGGTGTTAACCTTCTGCAAGCGGATTGGTAAGGAAATCAAAAACCTGAATGGTGTAGAACAGGAAGTTCTTATTTACAAGCTTAATCCAATTCTCAGAGGTTTTGCTAACTATTACAAAGCGGTAGTCAGCAAGGAAACTTTTGGCTATATCTCACACCGAGTATGGCAATACCTTTGGCGTTGGGCAAAGCGTAGACACCCCAATAAAAACTCAAAATGGGTACGCTGGCGTTACTTTAAGACCATTAAAGGTAACAAGTGGGTATTTGCTTGTACAACAAGTGACCGACAAGGTAAGGATAAAGAACTTGTCCTATATCAAATCGCGTATACGCCTATCGAACGCCACATAAAAGTCAAAGGCGACGCTAGTCCCGATGACCCCTCCTTAAAAGAGTACTGGAGAAAACGCCACCAAAAATTTGGGAAATCTCGCTTTGAGAAGGGTTCCAAATTATATAAGATAGCAGAAAACCAAAACTGGATTTGTCCAGAATGTGGCGAACCATTATTCAATGGAGAGGAAATCGAAACCCATCACATAGTACCTGTTGCAGAAGGTGGAACAGACGACGTGGGAAACCTCCAGCACCTGCACAAAGCGTGCCATAAACAGGTACACAAAACCCCAGTGAAAACTCGTTTGAAGTAA
- a CDS encoding tetratricopeptide repeat protein, translated as MMRGEAFFQQEKYQEAIEDLSKVILLNPKWRFAPEVHNLLGIAHAELGNSLQAMQQFSQVIDIEPDSSGTYYNRGLVFLKSKDLEKAVKDFTLAIRCQPKEEKFYITRGVAYLNLKSFEEAIKDFSKAIEISSERDSEPYFYRACAYRELDECQKAIQDFSAVIQMNPNDDAAYFGLGLVFYKQKNYEDAIKNFTQAIQINPDSAQAYHYRSLAYKQLGELTQAFEDMEKASSISLNPEDLEFKIVVS; from the coding sequence ATGATGAGAGGAGAAGCTTTCTTTCAACAAGAGAAATATCAAGAAGCTATTGAAGATTTGTCTAAGGTCATTCTTCTTAATCCAAAATGGCGTTTTGCGCCTGAGGTCCATAATTTATTAGGGATTGCCCATGCTGAGCTTGGAAATTCCCTGCAAGCTATGCAACAGTTCTCTCAGGTTATCGATATCGAGCCTGATTCTTCTGGTACTTACTACAACCGAGGATTAGTATTTCTGAAATCCAAAGACCTTGAGAAAGCTGTTAAAGATTTTACCCTAGCTATTCGTTGTCAACCAAAAGAAGAAAAATTTTACATAACTCGTGGTGTTGCTTACCTAAACTTAAAAAGTTTTGAAGAAGCTATTAAAGATTTCTCCAAAGCCATTGAAATTAGCTCGGAACGAGATTCCGAACCCTACTTTTATCGAGCTTGTGCTTATAGAGAACTTGATGAATGCCAAAAAGCTATCCAAGATTTTTCGGCTGTTATTCAGATGAACCCCAATGATGATGCAGCATACTTTGGTCTGGGACTGGTTTTCTATAAGCAAAAAAATTACGAAGACGCTATTAAAAACTTCACCCAAGCTATCCAGATTAATCCTGATTCTGCTCAGGCATATCACTATCGAAGTCTCGCTTACAAACAACTTGGTGAGCTTACACAAGCGTTTGAAGATATGGAGAAAGCTTCCTCCATCAGCTTAAATCCAGAAGATTTGGAGTTTAAAATAGTGGTAAGCTAA
- a CDS encoding DUF3891 family protein, giving the protein MLHRFTEQGLICITQPHHAWLAGQLACAWGNEKFGTLAPRVEVCLAAEIHDIGWLEWEQSPTLNQETGYPHNFTELTTQEHINIWSSAKKLALPMGRYAALLVSMHGTGLYERFTSWQNSANSIQIVRDFLKGEYEFQEKLIAILNHDEYYTKYATREAIERNQKLVATWDALSILLCQGFTGKQEVTQVPALDSTNALQLTLVENKNNHHQITVSPWPFRESEVNLVYEGRLLPSTFKDEKRMRDTLMEDCWVTLSTILKPGRD; this is encoded by the coding sequence ATGCTGCACCGTTTCACAGAACAAGGGCTCATTTGCATTACCCAACCCCATCACGCTTGGCTTGCGGGTCAACTAGCGTGCGCTTGGGGTAATGAAAAATTCGGTACATTGGCTCCAAGAGTTGAAGTTTGTCTCGCCGCAGAAATTCACGATATCGGCTGGCTTGAGTGGGAACAATCGCCAACCTTAAACCAAGAAACTGGCTATCCCCATAACTTTACCGAACTAACAACACAAGAACATATCAATATTTGGTCAAGTGCCAAAAAGCTTGCGCTACCAATGGGAAGGTATGCAGCATTACTTGTTTCAATGCACGGTACGGGTCTGTATGAAAGGTTTACAAGCTGGCAAAATTCCGCCAATTCAATTCAAATTGTGCGGGATTTTTTAAAAGGCGAATATGAATTTCAAGAAAAGCTTATTGCTATCTTGAATCATGATGAATACTACACAAAATACGCAACACGAGAGGCGATCGAACGCAATCAAAAGCTAGTTGCAACGTGGGATGCGCTTTCAATTCTTTTGTGTCAGGGATTTACTGGTAAACAAGAAGTCACTCAAGTACCAGCGCTTGATAGCACGAACGCGCTTCAATTAACCCTGGTAGAAAACAAAAACAATCACCATCAAATTACAGTATCTCCTTGGCCATTTAGGGAGAGCGAGGTTAATTTGGTGTATGAAGGACGGCTTTTACCATCGACTTTTAAGGATGAAAAAAGAATGCGAGACACTCTTATGGAAGATTGCTGGGTAACTTTAAGCACTATATTAAAGCCAGGTAGGGATTAA
- a CDS encoding ester cyclase: MSSTEKNKIIARRWFELISEQLSEEICEMTASTWKMHGGPLGLPPGPDGVRELFRLIGPIDQKWTIEDVIAEGDKVVVRATNTCVQESFLGIPGRGQRQTFAATFIHRIADSKIIETWRNADDLGRVLQLGAQIEPRTSEQYPM, encoded by the coding sequence ATGTCTTCTACAGAAAAAAACAAAATAATTGCTCGACGGTGGTTTGAACTCATTAGCGAGCAATTGAGCGAAGAGATCTGCGAGATGACCGCTTCTACCTGGAAGATGCACGGTGGTCCGCTAGGGCTTCCCCCAGGACCGGACGGAGTCCGCGAGCTTTTTCGTTTAATTGGTCCTATCGATCAAAAATGGACGATAGAAGATGTAATTGCTGAAGGTGATAAAGTTGTTGTACGTGCGACAAACACATGCGTTCAGGAGAGTTTTCTTGGGATACCAGGTCGCGGTCAAAGGCAGACGTTCGCCGCTACTTTCATTCACAGGATTGCTGACTCTAAAATAATTGAAACTTGGCGAAATGCTGACGATCTCGGACGCGTTCTTCAACTCGGAGCGCAAATTGAGCCGAGAACGTCCGAGCAGTATCCCATGTAG
- a CDS encoding nuclear transport factor 2 family protein, translating into MLDRRAPEIELLRAAYVAFNRRDIDAALALMTPDVVWPRAFKGGFVRGPEKVRAYWTEQWSEIDGHVEPQTFYLEEDGRILVSVHQVVRDLAGAVLADEHVGHRFTFEHGLIQAMEVCPPPSSTPKA; encoded by the coding sequence ATGTTAGATCGAAGAGCACCAGAAATCGAACTGCTCCGTGCGGCATACGTAGCCTTTAACAGGCGAGACATTGACGCTGCCCTTGCCCTCATGACTCCGGATGTGGTTTGGCCGAGAGCGTTCAAAGGCGGTTTTGTCCGTGGACCTGAAAAAGTTCGCGCTTACTGGACGGAGCAATGGAGCGAGATCGATGGGCACGTCGAGCCGCAAACCTTTTACTTGGAGGAGGACGGGCGCATTTTGGTCTCGGTGCATCAGGTCGTGCGTGACTTGGCTGGAGCAGTTCTTGCCGATGAACACGTAGGCCATAGATTCACCTTTGAACACGGCTTGATTCAAGCTATGGAAGTCTGTCCACCTCCATCGTCCACCCCAAAGGCCTAA
- a CDS encoding zinc-dependent alcohol dehydrogenase family protein: MQAQTITQFGSPSVFETADIPVPQVLPNHVLIRVAATSVNPVDCKIRQGAVADIAPDLPAVLHGDVAGVVEEVGEGVTAFQPGDEVYACAGGVKGLGGALTEYMLADMNLVARKPKSLTMAEAAALPLVSITAWEGLIDRAKVQPGQSVLVYGATGGVGHIGVQLAKWVGATVYALVSDEEKAAIARKLGADFTINYRSQPVEEFVAEHTDGQGFDVVFDTVGNDNLQNAFKAAKLNGTVVSLVSLSQQDLTLLHAKGLTVHLVYMLIPLLYGMGRVRHGEILTQLAQLVYEGKVRPLLDSKIFHFSEVTQAHQRAESGQAIGKVVLQR, from the coding sequence ATGCAAGCGCAGACTATAACTCAGTTTGGTAGCCCCAGCGTATTTGAAACGGCAGACATCCCTGTACCCCAAGTTCTGCCAAACCACGTGCTGATTCGGGTAGCAGCAACTAGTGTCAATCCAGTGGATTGTAAGATCCGACAGGGCGCAGTCGCAGATATTGCCCCCGATCTGCCTGCTGTTTTGCATGGAGATGTTGCTGGCGTGGTTGAAGAGGTTGGCGAAGGCGTTACCGCTTTTCAGCCTGGAGATGAAGTTTATGCTTGTGCAGGTGGAGTGAAAGGATTGGGGGGTGCATTAACAGAGTATATGCTGGCAGATATGAACCTGGTTGCTCGCAAACCAAAGTCCCTTACAATGGCAGAAGCAGCAGCCCTTCCCCTCGTCTCTATTACAGCATGGGAAGGACTCATCGATCGCGCTAAAGTTCAACCGGGGCAAAGTGTTTTGGTTTACGGCGCAACCGGAGGAGTGGGGCATATAGGTGTGCAATTAGCAAAATGGGTAGGAGCAACAGTATATGCTCTGGTGTCCGATGAAGAGAAAGCCGCGATCGCCCGCAAGCTTGGAGCCGACTTTACCATCAACTATCGCTCACAACCTGTGGAAGAGTTTGTAGCAGAACACACGGATGGTCAGGGATTTGATGTGGTGTTTGACACGGTTGGTAACGATAATTTACAAAATGCCTTCAAAGCGGCAAAGCTTAATGGCACAGTCGTTTCGCTCGTCTCTTTATCTCAGCAGGACTTAACGCTTCTCCACGCTAAAGGACTCACCGTGCATTTGGTGTATATGCTGATTCCACTGCTGTACGGAATGGGTCGGGTGCGTCACGGAGAAATCCTAACGCAACTAGCTCAACTAGTATATGAGGGAAAAGTACGACCGTTACTCGATTCTAAAATATTTCATTTCTCTGAAGTGACACAGGCTCATCAACGAGCTGAGTCGGGTCAGGCGATCGGTAAAGTGGTACTGCAACGGTAA
- a CDS encoding winged helix-turn-helix transcriptional regulator, which yields MALNLDSNEPQLNYLPQPALERISQMNLFDTNCAGHQMLEHIANKWTVLIVYALTQGKKRYSELKQQIVGVSPKMLIQNLRNLERCGLIEREIYPTVPPRVDYSLTPLGKSLVEPLAVLGEWAYHHIPDVKAAMEQYDNSPKDDYWEPK from the coding sequence ATGGCGCTCAATCTGGATTCTAACGAACCCCAACTCAACTACCTCCCCCAGCCTGCGCTCGAGCGCATATCGCAGATGAATCTCTTTGATACAAATTGTGCGGGTCATCAAATGCTCGAACACATTGCCAACAAGTGGACAGTGCTGATTGTGTATGCCCTGACACAAGGGAAGAAGCGCTATAGCGAACTCAAGCAGCAAATTGTTGGTGTATCGCCCAAGATGCTTATTCAAAATCTTCGCAATCTGGAGCGGTGTGGATTAATTGAGCGAGAAATTTATCCTACGGTTCCTCCAAGAGTAGACTATTCCCTTACACCGTTGGGAAAATCGTTAGTCGAGCCATTAGCAGTCCTGGGGGAGTGGGCATACCATCATATCCCAGATGTGAAAGCTGCAATGGAACAATATGACAACAGTCCAAAAGATGACTACTGGGAACCTAAGTAA
- a CDS encoding cytochrome P450 produces MSKQIEKIKTPKLIQQIESTLKPLEFLERCAKNYGDLFFTNPFGNLETLVVSHPQDLQELFNPINKILAAPAAANEIFKPQVGENSLIVQEGERHQKQRKLMMPPFHGERMVNYGQQICEITQQVIQHLKPGQTFIARHISEDITIKIILKIVFGIDEGLRFEKLEDLMTTWLDLTNSPLSASVLLFPPLRKDLGSWSPWGRYLRLRQQIDELLMTQIQERRQAQVTHFDILSLLIEAKYENGEGMSDAELRDNLLTLLVAGHETTATAIAWALYWIHQQPEVYKKLLHELRSLNTPDAIAMAQLPYLTAVCQETLRIYPVVPSTFPRMTLRSVNLRGYQVASGTYVIPSIYLTHHRADLYPQPDKFQPERFINRKYSPYEFWPFGGGSRQCLGQVFALFEMKLILATILLNCQLKLEEKAPVKPARRGFLIGPQGGVKMSLTKALEMHDKICHH; encoded by the coding sequence ATGAGTAAACAAATTGAGAAAATTAAAACTCCCAAACTTATCCAACAGATTGAATCAACCCTAAAACCATTGGAGTTCTTGGAGCGTTGTGCCAAAAATTACGGAGACCTTTTTTTCACCAATCCCTTTGGGAATTTAGAAACCTTAGTTGTCAGTCATCCTCAAGATCTTCAAGAATTATTTAATCCCATAAATAAAATTCTTGCGGCTCCGGCTGCTGCCAATGAAATCTTCAAACCTCAAGTTGGAGAAAACTCATTAATTGTACAAGAGGGGGAACGCCATCAAAAACAGCGAAAGTTAATGATGCCACCCTTTCATGGGGAACGAATGGTCAATTACGGGCAGCAAATTTGTGAAATCACTCAACAAGTGATACAACACCTCAAACCAGGACAAACTTTTATTGCTCGTCATATAAGTGAAGACATCACAATAAAAATTATCTTAAAAATAGTCTTTGGTATTGATGAGGGATTGCGGTTTGAAAAACTGGAAGATTTAATGACAACTTGGTTGGATTTAACTAATTCACCACTCAGCGCCAGTGTTTTATTATTTCCACCTCTAAGAAAAGATTTGGGTTCTTGGAGTCCTTGGGGGAGATATCTGCGCTTGCGGCAACAGATTGATGAGTTACTCATGACGCAAATACAGGAGCGTCGCCAAGCACAAGTCACACATTTTGATATTTTGAGTTTGCTAATTGAAGCAAAATATGAAAATGGAGAAGGCATGAGTGATGCCGAATTAAGAGATAACCTTTTGACTTTACTCGTTGCGGGTCACGAAACCACGGCTACTGCTATCGCTTGGGCTTTGTACTGGATTCATCAACAACCAGAAGTCTATAAGAAACTCTTGCATGAGTTGCGAAGTTTAAATACTCCCGACGCGATCGCAATGGCTCAACTTCCTTACCTGACAGCAGTTTGTCAAGAAACTTTACGGATTTACCCTGTAGTTCCTTCCACTTTTCCTAGAATGACTTTACGCTCTGTCAATTTAAGGGGGTATCAAGTTGCCTCTGGGACGTATGTAATACCTTCTATTTACTTAACTCATCATCGAGCAGATCTGTATCCTCAACCTGACAAATTTCAACCAGAAAGGTTTATTAATCGGAAGTACTCACCTTATGAATTTTGGCCTTTTGGAGGTGGTTCTCGTCAATGCTTAGGTCAAGTATTTGCTTTGTTTGAAATGAAATTAATTTTAGCAACTATTCTTTTAAATTGTCAGTTGAAATTAGAGGAGAAGGCTCCTGTTAAGCCAGCACGTCGGGGTTTTTTAATAGGCCCTCAAGGTGGTGTAAAAATGAGCCTTACAAAAGCCTTAGAGATGCATGATAAAATCTGCCATCATTGA
- a CDS encoding STAS domain-containing protein yields the protein MNSIVKVLQPYGILNRSSSNELRREVQDIMTDKTDIVLLDLSNVSFIDSSGLGALISVMKVVRSGNAKFYICSMNDQVRMLFELTKMDRIFEHFTDREEFTRQVLTT from the coding sequence ATGAATTCTATTGTTAAAGTCCTTCAACCTTACGGTATTTTAAACCGTAGTAGCAGTAATGAACTACGCCGTGAAGTCCAAGATATTATGACTGATAAAACTGATATTGTATTGCTCGATCTATCAAATGTGAGCTTTATAGATAGCTCGGGTTTAGGTGCTTTAATATCAGTTATGAAAGTTGTCCGAAGTGGTAACGCCAAATTTTATATATGCTCCATGAACGATCAAGTCAGAATGTTGTTTGAACTGACTAAGATGGATCGTATTTTTGAACACTTTACTGATAGGGAAGAGTTTACTCGTCAAGTACTTACAACTTAA